The following are encoded in a window of Vespa crabro chromosome 2, iyVesCrab1.2, whole genome shotgun sequence genomic DNA:
- the LOC124432975 gene encoding charged multivesicular body protein 4b, whose protein sequence is MSFFTKVFGGKKEPIAPSTAEAIQKLRETEDMLIKKQDFLESKIELEIQTAKKNGTKNKRAAIQALKRKKRYEKQLQQIDGTLSTIEMQREALESANTNTAVLTTMKGAADSLKAAHQHMDVDQVHDMMDDIAEQQDVAREISDAISNPVAFGQDIDEEELEKELEELEQEQLDKELLGIESTDELPAVPATTVPAVPTAPARTRTKAKPEEDEDLKELEAWAS, encoded by the exons ATGAGTTTCTTTACCAAAGTATTTGGTGGTAAAAAGGAGCCAATTGCTCCTTCAACGGCTGAGGCAATTCAAAAATTACGTGAAACGGAGGATATGTTGATAAAAAAGCAAGATTTTCTTGAAAGTAAAATTGAACTTGAAATTCAAactgcaaaaaaaaatggaaccAAGAACAAGAGAG CGGCTATCCAAgctcttaaaagaaaaaaacgttatGAAAAGCAACTACAACAAATTGATGGTACTTTATCGACGATTGAAATGCAAAGAGAAGCTCTAGAAAGTGCTAATACAAATACAGCAGTTCTTACTACTATGAAAGGTGCAGCAGATTCATTGAAAGCTGCTCATCAACACAT ggATGTTGACCAAGTTCATGATATGATGGACGATATTGCTGAACAACAAGATGTTGCTCGAGAAATTTCTGATGCCATATCTAATCCTGTAGCATTTGGTCAAGACATAGATGAGGAAGAActtgaaaaagaattagaagaacTTGAACAGGAACAACTTGATAAAGAATTACTTGGTATTGAATCTACAGATGAATTGCCAGCAGTACCTGCTACGACTGTTCCAGCTGTTCCAACTGCTCCTGCAAGAACTCGTACAA aAGCTAAACCAGAGGAAGATGAGGATTTAAAGGAATTAGAAGCATGGGCATcgtaa